The region AAGATAGCAACAATTGGAAAGGTAATTTTAATCAGCATCAcatttcccccaaaaaaaatggaagtaattcaatcttataaaaaaaacgcGCAATTgggtgcaacccaagtacacgggaagtatacaaaagaaacacccaattaagaagatgaaaaacacaaatctaGAAATTCTAGGAAATTAGAACAGCGAGAACTGTTGTAAGCAGTCATCCAAAGATAAACAGATTTGAACATAATGGCTTTTAACTCTTAACACCGTCctctaacaatttttgaagttttgagCATCGCGTTCTTTCCAAATataccacattaagcacaaaggaACCATCTTTCAAACTTCTATACTGCAGTAGCTTCCAAACTGACCTCTCCAACAAGCCAACAACTCCACCCACCTATTGGGCATGACCCACTCTATCCCAAAAAGACAGAAGATCGATACCCACGAGTCTTTGGCCACTTCGTAGTGTAGCAAAAGATGATCAATGGTTTCTCCACTcatcttacacatacaacatcaaTCCATCACTATGATGTGTCTCATTCTCATCCCCATAAATAAATACCCTTCTTCCTAAAAAGTGATGATATTCTATCAAGATCAAGCTAAGTGTCCAGCAAGTTGATCCTTAAACACTTCCATCGGGAAAACCTAAATAAGATGTGCAAGAAGTTTTCAATCTtagtcaaatattttaaaaccctcaaccctaagaccctcaaacccaaaacacaCATTAAGCATACACACTACAgcacgtgagccttgcctttccctcGCCGAGAAGACATGCTTGCATCACCATAGTTAATAGAGCTATTTAAATTCAACACCTCCCTCCTACCTTCGTTCTTTGGACGCGCAAGCTTTACAATCCAAAGAaggtcctcttcaatggcatcttAGTCAAATATTTAGCAAGAAATCATATATGACTGCTTTATCAACTACCATAACTGCACACGATATACTGCCTCCATCACCATATCATACACTTTAAAATCTTGATTGCTTGTGAATCTATCCACATTAATGTGGCATTTGGATGGGGGTAATCTTTTAAGATTTCTGAGAATCCTAAAAGATTACTCCGTTTGGTTTCATTTTACTAAAGGGAATCTGGATTCCCCCCTAACTGTCTTTTGCTAAGAATGTGGATTCCCTTCTAAAGAGATCGGAATCCACATTCCCTTGGCCTTggggaagtttttttttttttttttttttttctataaatgacaaaaatgtccaTAGTTATTATTAATAATCCGCGGCAAACACCTCGTGCATGCACTAAACATTATAGCCTTCTCAATACCCAAACCTTACAAaaacttttttaactttttgatgCTACTATtcggttttttctttctttttaattggaTATTGTTACAGTTATACAAGAAAAGTTAGACTACGTAAGAATTTTGTTATGGTTGtttttttaatgctactttttttGAGTTTGATTGTGACCATTTGTAAAATCTATATGTAAAAGGCggaactatttttttattccaaaaaaaaaattgaaatgaacaagtttttatttggttataGATGAGAAGTaacagtaaaaaataaaaaattctatataAAAGTGAAGATTTATTccacaaaaatgaaaatgaacagGTTTTATTTGgttattgattaaaaataaaaataaaaaatatatagagaACAAATCAAAATTTGTATACAAAAGTGGGGAACTTTTttattccacaaaaaaaaattgaaataaacagggttttttttttatgttatagatgaaaaataaagaaaacaaatcatatactatatattaaaGTGAGGAACTATTTTATTCCACAAAAAAAGGGAAATGAACAGGGTTTATTTggttataaatgaaaaataaagaataaatcaaacaatataGACCATTAATATattggaaaatgaaagaaaaaacacgGTTTCTATATAGTTTTTCTTCcctgtcatttttttaaaaaaataaaaataaataagtacttTTGTATCAAACAACCTTATGCACTTGAAGAAAGAAACATGaagatattttggaaagcaTAAATAATTTCTACACGATGCCAAGGAGCAAATTAAACATGGGAATCTCATATTCTCGAGATTCATATCAAATTCCTAATCATTTCCAAATATGGGTTTAGCCACATTCTCGGGAATCCAGATTCCCAGGCATCACATTCCTGGGAATGTAGATGCCTGGAGGAATGTTAGATTCCCCTAACCAAACGCCACGTAAATATCATCGGCAAATAATCACAAGAAAGGATCTAATCATAGaaaagttttattgaaaaacaACCTCCTTGAGGCTTGCTGAGAATTTAAGTGACCACTTTAAAAATGTTAGTTGTAAGAATGTATATACCAAAAATTCTATGTTAAAAAGTCTtggaaaataagaaatataagCAAACCCTGGTATGGAGACTAATGATATACAACGCCTCAAAGAGTAAATCAGCTGCATGAATATTTTACAATGTACTGATTGATACATACCTAAGAATGCTACCATCAAAGCTCAAAACTTCAGTCCGGCAACGATGCCGATTAGCAAGTTTTAGTCTCTGATGCCCACTCAAGGCTCCAGAAATGGGAGAAGAAGGGTCAACAAGCGGATTCCATCTTCCACTGGCATAGTTCATGAGTTGCCGAGATGAGTCCTTTGATTGCTCTTTCTGGTAAAGAAGTTTTGCAGCAGGACCTAATGCTTGGTACTCTGCACAAACATCACGTAACTTTTTTCTCAAACTTTGCATTGCTTCATGATGCTCACTAAGTGAATCTGTTTGAAGTAATTGCGATGATACCACCCTTTTACATATGTTGTTACACAATTTTGGACTAAAAAGTGGCATCCCAAATTCTACACTCAATGGGACCCATTCATACTTTTCATCATCAGCAGAAAAGCGGTCTGATTCTCTttctttaaaaagttttaatagGCGAATGTAACCAACTGTCCACAACTCTATCTTGTTTGCCAAATCAGTTAACAGAGAGTTAAGTTTCAAACTTTCCTCTTCACACAGTCCCAATTCCTTCCCTATACGAGCAATTGAACCATCAGAATTCTTTATAGGCAACGGAATGTCCATAGTCATGATTCTTCCAGATTTATCAAGATCATACCTGCTGAGAGGCTGCACTAGCACAGCTGAGTATTTAAGAAGTGAATTTAAACAATGTAAAAGTATACTTCCTTTGACTAAACTTCCTTCAAACTTCCCTCCCAGTCCTCCAATGGTAGAACCATCCCAAGACCATATAAGCGCTTTCTCACAACCAGCCAATGGTGCAGGAAGCAAGCGGAGACATTGTCCTTTCATGAGAACAACTGATAGAGGCCCACTTGCCACGGTTGAATATAGTACCAATTTCATCCATGGTGTCATTGATGAATAAGAGGGAGGACCAAAATTTATGGGACCGGTTGGTCCAGGAAGAATTGATGAGGGAGGAAGAGGAACCATGGACACAACAATGTCATAGTCACGATGAAACAACCTGTCTAAAGTAGCTGGTGCAAGAGAAGCCAAGCTTTCACAGCGCAGAATATCCACACGATATTTTTTTCTCCTCCTCAATGGATCTCTTCCAGTGTTTGACCCTTCAACCAGAATCGGTTTCTCATCATTCTGCAAATTTGAATCTGATTCAGATACGTCGCTTGAGCAATTCTTGTCTTCTGATGAAATAGCAGAAAATATTTCATCACCATTACTTCCACAAGCAGATTCAGTCAAAACAGAACCCTCAAGATGCATCCCAGAACTAGCCGATTCATCTTTATCCAGCCAAGGTTCTTTTATATCAGAATTTCCTGGTTTGTCCGTCAAAGTGATGTCAGCTATCAAAGTGGCCTCATCATTGCTTGAAGCATACATACCCATCTTATTGCAAACTTCTTCTGCTTTGACATCAGTAGCAACTCCTCCAGATTGTAGACATTCCAAAACACAACGGAGGCTGAACGCATGATTTGCAAATTCCTGCAATTCTCCCTCAAATTTTGTTCCCTCTAATGTACTCAGATCCTTGCAAAGATCAGCAATGCTAGCATGACCCAACTTTCCCACTTCATATAGCGTTACAGCATGGGACTTTAAGCCTGACAACACAATTAAAAAGCAAGGCATATGATTATTGTCATAGAATTTGTTTAAATTCTACATGCAGAGTTAAATGTCCATGAGGTGCCTCAACTTTTTCTCTATGTTAGTACCACTACTGCCtatatgatatattttggtGGAAATTGAATCACTAAGAGAGCCGAACCTTGAAATTAATCAGACAGCGTGAGCAAATCAACCTGTTAAGTTTCTTTATAAGACCTCAAATCAATTGTAGGTCAAATTTCAGTCAGCCAAAGCCTCCTTGTCATGGAGTTTGGATTGGTTGGAATAGGTGCTCATTTCTCTTACAGAAATATgacaataaattttataatccattatatacacattttttaaattcttgTGACTATGCGGAATCGCACCGAGTTCATCTCTGTTCCAGCTGCATTTTGCACTTCTTAGAACTAAATGCAGCCATATTACAAGTTCACCACTTAATATTATGGAGAGAGGGGGAAGTTGAGATGGGTAAATATAGCACTCAAGCAAGACAAATCACAACCAGTAAGTTGAACAGGGTTAACTAGTAAGCATGAACAAAATTTACTCTAGTCCAACCTGGCATCCTTCTCATGagatataaaatacaaaaacactAATAACACAATTTAATCTTGCTGTTACAAGGAAGACAAGTTTCCAGCATCTGAATTTGCCACTTTTGCTTCAAATTGCATAGGATCATAGACTGTAAGCTGAGTGCTTCTAAATGTCTAAAAATTTAAGTCGATAGGCAGCATGAGCAATGCAGGATCTTACAGTTGAGTACCAAGTAACTAAGACTTTTTAAGGATTCTGAGTATGGTGTATGGGAAACTAACAGATCTAATGCAAATCTGAGTAAGATTAGCTGTTTAGGCTGGGAAAACTAGTATGTTCTATGGCTGCGAAAATCTGACAAAAGGTTTGAAGACAGTAGGCCATAagtaaaaagagagaataaaatagggaaaattgAGTTTCTTTAGTATCACATGCAAGAGAGATGCATTACACACCAAAAGACCAGTCTGGCCGTACTTATAACCAAAATAATAAGTTACGGCCATTTATACAGACACACTAAGGAGGATATTTAATCCTGAAGTACTTCATTTTGAAGTAAGCTAAACCAGACTGCTCCATTGGTGGAGCACTCAATGGCTAAGTAACCTGCTCTATAAACAAGCTGCTGATTAAGCATCTAGTCTTCCTTAAATTTCCATATTACAAAATGCCCCCTCTATTCCACAAAATAACAGAAGGCCTCGAGGATTAGAGAAGTTTATTCTAACACTATTCAATCTCCCATGCCAGTCCAGTTCCATTCCAAATCCAAACTGGCTTTCTTCTCTAATAAACTTGAAGTGGTCTTATTGCCCTATCAAtaaggattttctttttttctctgaGCGCCCTATCAAGGATTAGTTGAGTTCCTGGAAAGTATTCTCCAGCATAAAGCAGGACCATATTTGAGTTCTGGAGAAGGCTGCTTACCT is a window of Alnus glutinosa chromosome 4, dhAlnGlut1.1, whole genome shotgun sequence DNA encoding:
- the LOC133866509 gene encoding uncharacterized protein LOC133866509 isoform X1, which codes for MQRAPPTIEEQLILKAIKEECPWESLPKRLQATLSSKEEWHRRIIEHCIKKRLQWNTCFVRKVCRESEYYEDMMRYLRKNLALFPYHLAEYVCRVMRISPFRYYCDMIFEVMKNEQPYDSIPNFSAADALRLTGIGRNEFIDIMNKCRSKKIMWKLNKSIAKELLPTQPVDFIIEPWWGVCLVNFTLEEFKKLSEEETATIDKVCKEEGNSFILFDPDIVKGLYKRGLTYFDVPVYPDDRFKVSRLEGFVSNREQSYEDPIEELLYAVFVVSSENATVAELAATLQADLLQLQAAASFACRLGWAVKVIDPASILQDASIPGSPRTTLSDEDASRAILSSANMFIDGDAAQQGDVSGTENYGPSSSHTRVAFVVDANITSYLMMGSVSPGLKSHAVTLYEVGKLGHASIADLCKDLSTLEGTKFEGELQEFANHAFSLRCVLECLQSGGVATDVKAEEVCNKMGMYASSNDEATLIADITLTDKPGNSDIKEPWLDKDESASSGMHLEGSVLTESACGSNGDEIFSAISSEDKNCSSDVSESDSNLQNDEKPILVEGSNTGRDPLRRRKKYRVDILRCESLASLAPATLDRLFHRDYDIVVSMVPLPPSSILPGPTGPINFGPPSYSSMTPWMKLVLYSTVASGPLSVVLMKGQCLRLLPAPLAGCEKALIWSWDGSTIGGLGGKFEGSLVKGSILLHCLNSLLKYSAVLVQPLSRYDLDKSGRIMTMDIPLPIKNSDGSIARIGKELGLCEEESLKLNSLLTDLANKIELWTVGYIRLLKLFKERESDRFSADDEKYEWVPLSVEFGMPLFSPKLCNNICKRVVSSQLLQTDSLSEHHEAMQSLRKKLRDVCAEYQALGPAAKLLYQKEQSKDSSRQLMNYASGRWNPLVDPSSPISGALSGHQRLKLANRHRCRTEVLSFDGSILRSYALTPVYEAVTRPIEEAPPASSVKVEPDEANSREVILPGVNLLFDGSELHPFDIGACMQARQPVSLIAEAAVASAYAPPK
- the LOC133866509 gene encoding uncharacterized protein LOC133866509 isoform X2, which encodes MMRYLRKNLALFPYHLAEYVCRVMRISPFRYYCDMIFEVMKNEQPYDSIPNFSAADALRLTGIGRNEFIDIMNKCRSKKIMWKLNKSIAKELLPTQPVDFIIEPWWGVCLVNFTLEEFKKLSEEETATIDKVCKEEGNSFILFDPDIVKGLYKRGLTYFDVPVYPDDRFKVSRLEGFVSNREQSYEDPIEELLYAVFVVSSENATVAELAATLQADLLQLQAAASFACRLGWAVKVIDPASILQDASIPGSPRTTLSDEDASRAILSSANMFIDGDAAQQGDVSGTENYGPSSSHTRVAFVVDANITSYLMMGSVSPGLKSHAVTLYEVGKLGHASIADLCKDLSTLEGTKFEGELQEFANHAFSLRCVLECLQSGGVATDVKAEEVCNKMGMYASSNDEATLIADITLTDKPGNSDIKEPWLDKDESASSGMHLEGSVLTESACGSNGDEIFSAISSEDKNCSSDVSESDSNLQNDEKPILVEGSNTGRDPLRRRKKYRVDILRCESLASLAPATLDRLFHRDYDIVVSMVPLPPSSILPGPTGPINFGPPSYSSMTPWMKLVLYSTVASGPLSVVLMKGQCLRLLPAPLAGCEKALIWSWDGSTIGGLGGKFEGSLVKGSILLHCLNSLLKYSAVLVQPLSRYDLDKSGRIMTMDIPLPIKNSDGSIARIGKELGLCEEESLKLNSLLTDLANKIELWTVGYIRLLKLFKERESDRFSADDEKYEWVPLSVEFGMPLFSPKLCNNICKRVVSSQLLQTDSLSEHHEAMQSLRKKLRDVCAEYQALGPAAKLLYQKEQSKDSSRQLMNYASGRWNPLVDPSSPISGALSGHQRLKLANRHRCRTEVLSFDGSILRSYALTPVYEAVTRPIEEAPPASSVKVEPDEANSREVILPGVNLLFDGSELHPFDIGACMQARQPVSLIAEAAVASAYAPPK